From the Sporosarcina luteola genome, one window contains:
- the chrA gene encoding chromate efflux transporter: MKKQKNALEILRTSLLLGLTSFGGPAAHIGYFRDEYVKKKKWLDDKMYADIVALCQFLPGPASSQVGIAIGLMRGGLLGGILSWIGFTLPSVLLLMAFAWLVSSTASFDIGWIKGLKIVAVAVVAHALVGMSKSLTPDRARITLALVAAVLTLLIPTAVGQIAIIIGAGFIGYALYRKEQAPKPESITLSFGKKTGVAAWTIFFLLLIGVPAIRSFIENTFLSIFDIFYRVGSIVFGGGHVVLPMLEREVVPAGWMDAETFIAGYGAAQAVPGPLFTLAGYLGQLMNGPSGAAVAVLAMFLPSFLLVIGTLPFWSAIRSKPGIQAALKGVNAAVVGILLAALYDPVFTSSIGSAMDFGIAIIAFGLLLYYKMAPWLVVLITAVLGALSHLLVG, translated from the coding sequence GTGAAGAAGCAAAAAAATGCTTTGGAAATTTTGCGCACATCATTGCTGCTTGGGCTTACGTCTTTCGGAGGTCCCGCAGCCCATATTGGTTATTTCAGGGATGAATATGTGAAGAAAAAGAAGTGGCTGGACGATAAAATGTATGCGGATATCGTGGCGTTATGCCAGTTCCTGCCCGGTCCTGCAAGCTCACAAGTTGGGATTGCAATCGGATTGATGCGCGGGGGGCTACTTGGAGGGATCCTTTCTTGGATCGGTTTCACATTGCCGTCGGTATTGCTGTTAATGGCATTTGCCTGGCTAGTTTCCTCGACAGCTTCATTTGATATCGGTTGGATAAAAGGATTGAAGATTGTCGCAGTCGCTGTCGTTGCACATGCATTGGTCGGGATGAGCAAGTCATTGACACCCGATCGGGCGAGAATAACCCTTGCCCTCGTTGCGGCAGTCCTGACATTACTGATTCCGACGGCAGTTGGTCAAATCGCGATCATCATCGGGGCAGGATTCATCGGTTATGCACTATATCGGAAGGAACAGGCACCGAAGCCCGAATCGATCACTCTTTCATTCGGCAAGAAGACCGGAGTGGCGGCATGGACGATTTTTTTCCTACTGCTAATAGGCGTTCCGGCAATCAGGTCTTTCATTGAAAATACGTTCCTCTCAATCTTCGACATTTTCTACCGGGTCGGTTCAATCGTTTTCGGCGGAGGGCATGTCGTATTGCCGATGCTTGAACGGGAAGTCGTACCGGCTGGATGGATGGACGCTGAGACGTTCATCGCGGGATACGGGGCGGCACAAGCTGTACCGGGACCACTCTTTACATTGGCCGGTTATTTGGGGCAACTGATGAATGGACCGTCGGGAGCTGCGGTTGCTGTACTCGCCATGTTCCTGCCGTCGTTCCTGCTAGTCATCGGCACATTGCCATTTTGGTCCGCCATTCGCTCGAAGCCAGGTATTCAAGCGGCTTTGAAAGGAGTGAATGCGGCAGTTGTCGGAATCTTGCTCGCGGCGTTGTATGACCCTGTGTTTACAAGTTCAATTGGTTCTGCCATGGATTTTGGAATCGCAATCATTGCTTTCGGTCTTTTACTGTATTACAAAATGGCTCCTTGGCTCGTTGTATTGATTACTGCTGTATTGGGGGCGCTATCCCATCTTTTGGTTGGGTGA
- a CDS encoding disulfide oxidoreductase has translation MHKRLENGLVFIFTISLIATLGSLYFSIVRGYEPCTLCWYQRILMYPIVLMSGVALYQKNAKIALTTAVFAIVGGSISLYHYGIQKLSFLQDSAPACGNVSCTGQYVNYLGFITIPFMALTAFVLILITSLFLLKWQKESN, from the coding sequence ATGCACAAACGGTTGGAAAATGGCCTTGTTTTCATTTTCACCATTTCCCTCATTGCAACACTCGGCTCTTTATACTTTTCTATTGTTCGGGGCTATGAACCTTGCACTCTATGTTGGTATCAACGCATCCTTATGTATCCGATCGTTTTGATGTCCGGTGTCGCTTTATACCAGAAAAACGCAAAAATCGCGTTGACGACAGCTGTTTTCGCAATTGTCGGAGGTTCCATTTCGCTCTACCATTATGGAATCCAGAAACTGAGTTTTTTACAAGACAGTGCACCGGCTTGCGGAAATGTTTCCTGTACTGGCCAGTATGTGAACTATCTAGGATTCATCACAATTCCGTTCATGGCTTTGACGGCATTCGTGCTGATCCTCATCACAAGCCTCTTCTTATTGAAATGGCAAAAGGAGTCTAACTAA
- a CDS encoding hemolysin family protein: MEIAIRLAAFAALIALTAFFVASEFAIVKVRTTRINQLVAEGNRRAITAKRVISNLDEYLSACQLGITITALGLGMLGEPTVKLLMKPVFSHFEIAPHAGSILSFIIAFTVVTFLHVVVGELAPKTIAIQRAEAITLATAKPLVLFYVIMYPVIKGMNGSARSIIRLFGFKPASESDVAHSEDELRLILTDSLKGGEINQSEYKFVNKIFEFDDRVAKEIMVPRTEMMTVEKDITLREMFEMMGVEQFTRYPVTDGDKDHVIGLVNMKNLLTAFIKDPTTGNQPVSEYMQPIIRVIETMPIGDLLLKIQRERIHMAILMDEYGGTSGLVTIEDILEEIVGEIQDEFDMDEVPEVQMINENHFILDAKMLIENVNDVLDIDIDEEDIDTIGGWFMSEKFEAVPGEKIIEQGYEFTVKDVEGHHILYLEAVKNEKAIGSADLQVES, from the coding sequence TTGGAAATTGCCATACGATTGGCAGCATTTGCTGCCTTGATCGCACTCACCGCATTTTTTGTTGCGAGTGAATTTGCAATTGTGAAAGTACGAACAACACGGATCAACCAGCTTGTTGCGGAAGGGAATCGCCGGGCGATCACAGCAAAAAGAGTCATCAGCAATCTCGACGAATATTTATCTGCTTGTCAATTAGGCATAACGATAACAGCTTTAGGACTGGGAATGCTTGGTGAACCAACCGTAAAACTGCTTATGAAGCCGGTTTTCTCCCACTTTGAAATAGCCCCGCATGCTGGGTCTATCCTTTCTTTCATTATCGCATTTACCGTCGTAACGTTTTTACATGTGGTAGTAGGTGAATTGGCTCCTAAAACAATTGCAATCCAGCGGGCGGAAGCCATTACGCTGGCAACAGCGAAACCGCTCGTTTTATTTTATGTCATCATGTACCCAGTCATTAAAGGGATGAATGGATCAGCGCGCTCCATTATCCGTCTTTTCGGCTTCAAACCGGCTTCCGAGTCGGATGTGGCCCATTCCGAGGACGAGTTGAGGCTCATTCTGACCGACAGTCTGAAGGGCGGGGAAATCAATCAATCGGAATATAAATTCGTCAATAAGATATTTGAATTCGATGATCGAGTCGCCAAAGAGATCATGGTGCCGCGTACCGAAATGATGACGGTCGAGAAAGACATCACATTGCGGGAAATGTTTGAAATGATGGGTGTCGAGCAATTTACTAGATATCCTGTCACAGATGGCGATAAAGACCATGTCATCGGCTTGGTCAATATGAAGAATCTGCTGACGGCATTCATAAAAGATCCTACAACAGGAAATCAGCCTGTCAGTGAATATATGCAACCAATCATCCGAGTCATCGAAACGATGCCAATCGGCGACCTGTTGCTGAAAATTCAACGCGAACGAATCCATATGGCAATTCTTATGGATGAATATGGAGGGACTTCCGGACTCGTGACAATCGAAGATATTTTAGAAGAGATTGTGGGAGAAATCCAAGACGAGTTTGATATGGACGAAGTGCCTGAAGTACAAATGATCAATGAAAACCATTTTATTTTGGACGCAAAAATGTTGATTGAAAACGTTAACGACGTTCTTGACATCGATATTGATGAAGAGGATATCGACACGATCGGCGGCTGGTTCATGTCCGAAAAATTCGAGGCGGTTCCGGGTGAAAAAATCATTGAACAAGGTTATGAATTCACCGTGAAAGACGTGGAAGGACATCACATCCTCTACTTGGAAGCGGTAAAAAATGAAAAAGCGATTGGATCGGCCGACTTACAGGTCGAGTCTTAA
- a CDS encoding carbon-nitrogen hydrolase family protein translates to MSEEIDLSSFEMSMIIREMKEDDIVNILKMQEVCFPGMDPWEEEHLKSHLSIFPEGQFVAELDGKIIGSCSSLIINFDEYDDRHSWDDISAKGYITNHNPEGYNLYGIEVMVHPEYRRMKVGQRLYEARKELVQRLNLKSIIIGGRIPNYHRYAAEMSAREYVEAVTRHKIYDPVLTFQLLNDFTLMRINPNYMPDDKASKKYATLMEWNNVDYKATTKRHYKTSYPVRICVVQYLMRKISSFEEMANQCEYFVDVASDAGSDFVVFPEIFTTQLMSFLDEPSPSRAVRKMTEYTPQYIEMFTNLAVRYNVNIIGGSHFVEEEDEEIYNIAYLFRRDGSIEKQYKIHITPNERKWWGISQGDEIQVFDTDCGKIAIQVCYDIEFPELARIATDKGANIIFTPFCTEDRQGYLRVRYCAQARAIENQIYTVISGTVGNLPQTENMDIQYAQSAIFSPSDFEFARDGIVGETNPNLEMVLIGDVDLEILRRQRQDGTVKQLKDRRHDLYRVEYKKDS, encoded by the coding sequence ATGAGTGAAGAAATTGATTTATCGTCATTTGAAATGAGCATGATCATCCGAGAGATGAAAGAGGATGACATCGTAAACATATTGAAAATGCAGGAGGTCTGTTTCCCGGGCATGGACCCGTGGGAGGAAGAGCATCTGAAAAGCCATCTGTCCATCTTTCCGGAAGGGCAATTCGTCGCTGAGCTGGACGGGAAAATTATCGGTTCCTGTTCGAGCTTGATCATCAATTTTGACGAATACGACGACCGCCATTCTTGGGATGATATTTCCGCAAAGGGCTATATTACGAACCATAATCCCGAAGGTTATAATCTATACGGCATCGAAGTGATGGTCCATCCGGAATACAGGAGGATGAAAGTGGGACAGCGGCTGTACGAAGCCAGGAAAGAGCTCGTCCAACGATTGAATCTGAAATCGATCATTATCGGGGGGAGGATACCGAATTATCATCGGTATGCAGCTGAAATGTCTGCAAGGGAATATGTGGAGGCGGTGACACGCCATAAAATCTATGACCCGGTTCTCACTTTCCAACTATTGAATGATTTCACCCTCATGCGGATCAATCCAAATTATATGCCTGATGACAAAGCGTCCAAAAAATATGCGACGTTAATGGAATGGAATAACGTGGATTATAAAGCAACGACTAAACGGCATTACAAGACAAGCTACCCTGTCCGTATTTGCGTTGTTCAATATTTAATGAGGAAAATATCGTCATTCGAGGAAATGGCCAATCAATGTGAATATTTCGTGGACGTCGCGTCCGATGCAGGTTCAGATTTTGTCGTCTTCCCGGAAATTTTCACAACTCAGCTAATGTCCTTCCTGGATGAGCCTTCTCCGAGCAGAGCGGTGCGGAAGATGACGGAGTATACGCCGCAGTATATTGAAATGTTCACGAATCTTGCGGTCCGCTATAATGTGAATATTATCGGTGGGTCTCATTTCGTCGAGGAAGAAGACGAGGAGATTTACAACATCGCCTATCTTTTCAGAAGGGATGGGTCGATTGAGAAGCAGTACAAAATCCATATTACGCCGAATGAACGGAAATGGTGGGGAATCAGCCAAGGAGATGAGATCCAAGTATTCGACACGGACTGTGGAAAAATCGCCATCCAGGTCTGTTATGACATCGAATTTCCGGAACTCGCGAGAATTGCCACGGACAAAGGGGCAAATATTATTTTTACTCCATTCTGTACGGAAGATCGCCAAGGATATTTGCGCGTTCGGTATTGTGCCCAAGCCCGTGCGATTGAAAATCAGATCTACACAGTCATTTCCGGAACGGTTGGCAATTTGCCGCAAACAGAGAACATGGATATCCAATATGCACAGTCGGCCATCTTCTCTCCATCCGATTTCGAGTTTGCACGTGATGGTATCGTTGGAGAAACGAATCCCAATTTGGAAATGGTCCTTATCGGAGATGTCGATCTCGAGATTTTACGGCGTCAGCGTCAAGATGGGACAGTGAAGCAGCTGAAGGATCGCCGCCATGATTTGTATCGTGTGGAGTATAAGAAGGATTCTTGA